A stretch of Methanobrevibacter sp. YE315 DNA encodes these proteins:
- a CDS encoding MoxR family ATPase, whose amino-acid sequence MQVENISIKDIDKSLLDSHYVSNNEISTTVYLSFFLGKPMLIEGPPGVGKTELAKAIANTFERDFFRIQCYEGITFEQIVGEWNYQKQLLHLEAARNESNSEEKIFDEEFFIRRSLLNAFLNESDSVLLIDEIDKADEEVESFLLQALGEQEITINDLGTFQLQNNLTVILTSNSQRSLLDETKDRCLFLYIPYPTVEREIEIVKSKIPEADDDTVSAVVKLVHEIRNLNLMKKPSVRGTVDWVRSVTKLGTRNLDDSLERSMGVAIKTESDKKRVKKDIFDKR is encoded by the coding sequence TTGCAAGTTGAAAATATTAGTATTAAAGATATTGATAAAAGTCTTTTGGATTCACATTATGTTTCAAATAATGAGATTTCAACCACTGTTTATCTGTCATTTTTCCTTGGAAAGCCAATGCTTATAGAAGGGCCACCGGGTGTTGGGAAAACAGAACTTGCGAAAGCTATTGCAAATACTTTCGAAAGGGACTTTTTCAGGATTCAATGTTATGAAGGAATTACTTTTGAACAGATTGTAGGGGAATGGAACTATCAAAAGCAGTTGCTGCATTTAGAAGCAGCCAGAAACGAATCAAATAGTGAAGAAAAAATTTTCGATGAAGAATTTTTCATAAGAAGGTCATTGCTCAATGCATTTTTGAACGAAAGTGATTCAGTATTGCTCATTGACGAAATTGATAAGGCTGATGAGGAAGTTGAAAGTTTCCTGCTACAGGCATTAGGCGAACAGGAGATTACAATTAATGATTTGGGAACATTCCAACTGCAAAATAATTTAACCGTTATCTTAACATCCAATTCACAAAGATCCTTACTCGATGAGACAAAGGACAGATGTCTGTTTTTATATATTCCATATCCGACTGTTGAAAGGGAAATTGAAATTGTCAAGTCCAAAATACCTGAAGCGGATGATGATACCGTTTCTGCAGTTGTCAAATTGGTTCATGAAATACGAAATCTTAATTTAATGAAGAAGCCGTCTGTCAGAGGAACTGTTGACTGGGTCCGCTCAGTTACTAAGTTGGGAACAAGAAACCTCGATGATTCCTTGGAAAGAAGTATGGGCGTTGCCATCAAAACCGAAAGCGATAAAAAAAGAGTAAAAAAAGATATTTTCGACAAACGATAA
- a CDS encoding pyruvate ferredoxin oxidoreductase subunit gamma: MIEIRFHGRGGQGAVTAAEILAKAAFKDGKYSQAFPFFGVERRGAPVMAFTRIDDEKIDLRYQIYNPDYVLVLDDGLLNVVDVFSGIKDKTEVIINTESFEGSGEHEVHSIDATGIALDMLGRNIVNTIILGYFAKKTQVVTIDSLLEVIKETFPGKVGELNVEATKKAYDMG, encoded by the coding sequence ATGATTGAAATTCGTTTTCATGGAAGAGGCGGACAAGGAGCCGTAACTGCTGCTGAAATCTTGGCTAAGGCAGCATTTAAAGACGGCAAATATTCCCAAGCTTTTCCATTCTTTGGAGTTGAACGTAGAGGAGCTCCAGTTATGGCTTTTACAAGAATTGACGATGAGAAAATCGATTTGAGATATCAAATCTACAATCCAGACTACGTATTAGTTTTAGACGACGGACTACTAAATGTAGTGGATGTTTTTTCAGGAATTAAAGACAAAACTGAAGTTATTATAAATACTGAAAGTTTTGAAGGTAGTGGAGAGCATGAAGTCCACAGCATTGATGCAACTGGAATCGCATTAGACATGTTAGGACGCAACATTGTAAACACTATTATTTTAGGATATTTTGCTAAGAAGACCCAAGTTGTAACTATTGACTCATTACTTGAAGTAATCAAGGAAACATTCCCTGGAAAAGTTGGAGAGCTAAATGTAGAAGCTACTAAAAAAGCTTATGATATGGGATAA
- a CDS encoding dihydropteroate synthase-like protein — MKVLIITGDLAYPLIKEVVSDSNEDIIVHVADNTQVAAFLTPRQIIKEIKTNFADQLDDIDMILVPGLIKKGTREITKELGVPTFKGSTDGADLAMVLNLVNNIQLSEDKPADKLIEEEKRKEAFKFIEEFENDEENIKMLLEKPNNIMIRNLPVGEDFPMRVLSEIANAPFLSKEALINKCQYFVDSGADMIDIGMAAGEDFSDKIPELIETLRPIVGDRPLSIDTLNSDEIRVAAECGIDFVLSLDLGNQSEVVDILKEKNIPAVLLPTNFSQGISPKSPMERVESMHQLIKDTEGLKYVADLILDPVNSSSIVESIIACHEFHKTNPAPMFFGVGNVTELIDADSGGVNVLLAGIGMELGVSILFTPEESGKTRGSVYELSTASKMMFLAKHRKSIPKDLGINLVAFKDKHKRNDIILNELDGVPETTRKEPLKFIRDKAGSFKISVDYGTTVENSRITATHFRKNKPDLVIVGHSAKEIYEEIIIKKLVTRMEHAAYLGSELQKAEIAMITGKDYVQDFDLFKNPDEFKK, encoded by the coding sequence ATGAAAGTTCTAATTATCACAGGCGATTTGGCATATCCTTTAATAAAAGAAGTAGTTTCGGATTCAAATGAAGATATTATCGTTCATGTTGCAGACAATACTCAAGTGGCAGCATTTTTGACTCCGAGACAGATTATCAAAGAAATAAAAACTAATTTTGCCGATCAATTGGATGATATTGACATGATTCTGGTTCCGGGACTAATAAAAAAAGGAACAAGGGAAATCACAAAGGAACTTGGAGTCCCAACTTTCAAAGGGTCAACTGATGGTGCGGACTTGGCAATGGTTTTGAACCTGGTCAATAACATTCAGCTATCTGAAGATAAGCCTGCTGATAAATTGATAGAAGAGGAAAAAAGAAAAGAGGCTTTTAAGTTCATAGAAGAATTTGAAAATGATGAGGAAAATATTAAAATGCTTCTGGAAAAGCCAAACAACATCATGATTAGAAACCTTCCGGTAGGTGAAGATTTCCCTATGAGGGTATTATCCGAGATTGCTAATGCTCCTTTTTTATCTAAAGAAGCCTTAATTAACAAATGCCAATATTTCGTTGATTCTGGTGCAGACATGATTGACATAGGTATGGCTGCAGGTGAAGATTTTTCAGATAAGATTCCCGAATTGATAGAAACATTGCGCCCAATTGTTGGTGATCGGCCATTGAGTATAGATACATTAAATTCTGATGAGATAAGGGTTGCCGCTGAATGCGGAATCGATTTTGTCTTAAGTCTGGATTTGGGTAACCAAAGTGAAGTGGTCGATATTCTAAAAGAAAAGAATATCCCTGCAGTGCTGCTTCCAACAAACTTTTCTCAAGGCATTTCTCCAAAATCCCCGATGGAACGGGTGGAGTCAATGCATCAATTAATTAAGGATACTGAAGGTTTAAAATATGTGGCGGATCTGATTCTTGATCCCGTTAACAGTTCAAGCATTGTGGAATCCATCATTGCATGCCATGAATTCCATAAGACAAACCCCGCACCAATGTTTTTCGGTGTTGGCAATGTCACTGAATTAATAGATGCCGATTCCGGAGGTGTTAATGTACTTCTAGCAGGAATAGGTATGGAATTGGGTGTAAGCATATTGTTCACTCCTGAAGAAAGTGGAAAAACAAGAGGAAGCGTTTATGAATTGTCAACCGCTTCCAAAATGATGTTCCTTGCAAAACATAGAAAATCCATTCCAAAAGATTTGGGAATTAATCTGGTTGCATTTAAAGACAAGCATAAAAGAAACGATATAATTTTAAATGAACTGGACGGTGTTCCTGAAACAACACGTAAAGAACCTTTGAAATTTATCCGCGATAAGGCAGGCAGTTTTAAAATAAGTGTTGATTATGGAACCACTGTGGAAAACAGCAGGATTACAGCAACTCATTTCAGAAAAAATAAACCTGATTTGGTAATTGTAGGCCATTCCGCCAAGGAAATTTATGAAGAAATAATTATAAAAAAATTAGTTACCAGAATGGAACATGCCGCTTATCTGGGTTCTGAACTTCAGAAAGCGGAAATTGCCATGATTACTGGTAAAGATTATGTTCAGGATTTTGATTTGTTCAAAAATCCTGATGAATTTAAAAAATAA